The genomic segment ACGAAGTAAATAAGTGCTAATCAATAGCTTCATATAAAAAGCTTTTTAGTTTTTCTGAATTAgtacaataataaatcataaaactactaataattTTTTGTGGGGCTTAACAACCTGGCATAGtgccaaattattattattcaaaattatctttataaaattgtgCAATCTGATAATCTAAttgtgaattattaacacaaaattaTTCACGCGCTGTGTGTAGTAACAGAAAAtagctaaaattatttataacaatattattgtgtGTGTAACACGACCCatctttttgttatatatacgtatgtaaaGCGTTTTTATATTACTCTAATATTGGACcttatattggtttttattacATCGTTCTAAATACAGTAgaacaataaagaaaatatatattttattaaataaaataaataaataaatttgaaataggaGATTATTTTAACtgcaaattattttacgtaattaaaataaGCGTTGAATAatcacttatatttaaatttattatttaatatgtaaattttgacAACCTTTAGTTAGTTAGTCAATTAGTCTAGTGGATGGCTAGGTGGTTGGTCAGCTCTTAaggtaaaacaataatattttgattagacCCTGGTCGGtcgaatcaaaatattattgttttttttttaaatcaatgccTCGGAGAGTACGTAAGCTGTTCGTCATCCGCCTGAACTCTATCCGGTCATGTCCGAGTTCCCGTTCCATCGAATTATAttagtaagggaatagagagtgcatttgtgtttgcgTACGTATTTGTGCACAATAATTTAGTGTAGATCGCTATTTTCCTTTGTCAACAACAATTAAGAAGAAATCACAtcgaaaataatcttatttttgcTCCCGTCACGGTAGGCTAACCCGTTTAATAAGTTTTgctaaaaagttttattttttgcagTTGCAGTTGTAATAGCATTTTTTGTTTGCTGGGCGCCATTCCATGCGCAACGTCTGGTGGCTATCTATGGAACCTCAGAAGACCACCTCGCCAAGTCGCCGATTCTACTCTCCGTTTACTACTTCTTGACCTACTTGTCTGGAGTTTTCTACTACATATCTACATGTATAAATCCTATATTCTACCACATCATGTCCAACAAGTTTAGGGACGCTTTTAAGGTaaacattaaatgtataaaaaatcatcaatactcaatattttactattttaattatgataaatatgtgCTTGACTGAACTGTCATTTCTCTAATATATTGTACCTAAATCATACTTTTACCGTAATATGTATTGTCCTGATATGACATTTTCCATTGCGATTTTCTGTATTAAACATGTTTTGAAGAATTAAGCAAAGTAGCAATTTTTCATGTAACAGGATGCTTACAACCGTCAACTTATATAAAAGGATACCTAATCAAGCGATAGCATGAGAACAGAGATAATGCTATTCCTCTACGCCACTCCAACACGGATTACACGTGTGTTAGAATTCGCCACATACATATTACCTGATGTTATTTTCCATCACCAACGAGCATGAGTTAAATTAgaaacaagcaattttgtatatttatatatatgaaaatttataaataccttTTCTTGTATACACAATATATCGTACACAACTATGACAAAAGTTAACAAAGTTGATATCAATGTTATCACACTATATGCAGTGAGGTGTATATGAAGTATTGCTTTCAGAATACAATAGTACGGTGCTGTTGTCCGAGTAAAAACCTTCCCATCGTGCAACGCTGTTCGTACACAACCGTTCCATTGTCCCGACATATTAATTCGATGAAACCCACAAAAAAAGGTAATTCGATCTGTTTTAACCGTACAAATTGTTGTTAGTGTCTTGAAcagaaagatataatatattgcagCTATATATAACTAGTTCATATTATGATTAGCTTTTTAAACATTGTAAGctaatttgaaaatacataatcggtcttataaatgtttttaaatgggTCTTCtgttaaatattgatttctctctttctgtcctcattgatttgacattcgaaagactATTTATGAGTAGAGCTGTACAAAAGCTTTATAAAgctaattatgtaataatagtttaatatatattttgtatataatcaatataaaaacttttattcagTAACAAAACGTGCTTCTTTTtcagaaaataaagaaaatataagtcGAGAGTGCATTAGAAGAGAAAACAATTAACAATCTATCCGATCAtggaattgtaaataaatgatcAGACAAAATGCCAAAGGCGTTCTTTAGAATTGCACAATTGTTTCCAATCAAAAGAATtcaatttagaaaattaaaacagtaaaaaaaaattaagttataagTTTAATTGATTATGTTTTACATTGCCTATATTATACCCGTttcctatatttaacgaatctGAGTACCGATTATTTTTGAGTTAAGGGGAATGAGATAGAAAACCGTTCCTCTCGTTTAACGTCAACTTCTCAATATAATACTAGGCATTATAGCCCTCAATGCCTAATATTTCTGTTAATTTAGTCACGTAAAAACGCTttgaatcattattattttatattattcatattatatacttctaaaaaaacaattaattatacaattattatttaataaaaaccgtcaaacttttatagtttattttttttataattattcttttattctagGATATTAAAATGAAGCGGAACATATATGTCCACTTACACACTGGTAACGTGTATACCAAAACTCATACTCATATTAAGCAGTGGGTGTGTGAGATCACAAGCCTTGCAAGTATGGCCTTGTGATATAAtagtgatatttaaatatatatatagtcaaagATGTTTGTTGACGACCAGGGCGAAGTTAAAACTCTCACTTGTCTTACATTGTATAAGAAACGTTTTGGGTATACAGGTCTAGAAATAAAACTTAGTAAGTGTTGgttgccaacatttgttgtttgTTGAAAAATTGGTAAgagatatgtattaattttatcgatACAATAACATGTAACGATAATTATGTACTTAATGATACATTGATGATTTTTAATGatatgtcaaaatatattttaatattgtaaaaaaagaaatttacaaatatgtatgtaaaggaTAGAGATGTGAGTTATAGTTACAAAGAacgttaattcaaataatataattttagcatAGTCAGCGTTTATTTCTAGCACATAGCATTCTTAAGTTTATTGAAAATGTTTagaccgattttttttttaatatgacatcGATATTTTTCttatgctatttattttaagctagtcgtatttatttttgtctacaTCAggctaaaatgtttattaaaaatatgatgtgCTTAAATTAATGTGTAATAAAGGTATGTACTATCCGCGCGCTATGTGAGTGGGACGGATCCCTATCAAAGTATGTCGAAGTTCTATGTCAATATATCGTGTGAATAACatcttatctaataataatattatcataattttacacCCATAAATCTCTCTTTTTTTCGGATTGTGTAgtactgttggccttactggcctctacagcgtcaccgggcgggatgggcgagttgaactcagccggatgttgggagccacacaaggctcaagagagacgggcctcctgtgaggccggacctcggcttaggactacgttgaaatcgggaggaaGGGACGTGTGCATTATAAGCGccgtcatacgcctaagcgtTGACGGGACGTAACGTAAGAGGGtcgtcgaccccgccggcggggtcggtgTGTGTCGTTTGTGTTCCCTAACAAGTGCATATTGGCAGCGGTGAGTCTATCGGCTGGATCGAGTAGGACGTGCTTAGGTCACCTACGGGTCCTTTTAGGTAGCTCTAAGGGGCTATACATGCACGCCTTAGAGATGAGCGGGTTAGCGTGTTGCGACGCTTTATCAAAATATCTTATTGAGAGGTCTTTCAACAGTCTGGCTATTGATTCTATTTTGAAATCGTTATGTAAATCGATATTACGCATATACCACGGGCAGCCCGAGGCAATGCGCAGAAATCGATTTTGTATCGCTTGTAACCTAGCTAAGTTATGAGAGCTCGAGTGAGCGAACACAACGCTAGCGTAGGTTAGTATGGGGCGTATGCAAGTTTTGTATATTGTTACCTTATGTCTAAGGCTCAATTTACTATTCTTGCATAGCATCGAGTACAATCTACTTAAAACAAAGGCGGCTTTGTTTCTAATGTGTTCGATGTGAGGTCGAAACGCTAGTCTCTGATCTAGAGTGACTCCTAGGTATTTGGCTTTAGTTTGCCAAGGGATTTCTTTGCCGTACAGTTTTATTGACTCTGGTCGGCGATTCGGTGTCAGAGAAAAGTACACTGCTGCACTTTTCTCGGGATTTACTTCTATTTTCCATTTCCGGAACCACACACCTAGTGTGTTGATTGCGGATTGGAGTCGTGTCTTGGTGACGGCGGGGCTACGGCACGTCGTATATATAGCGGTATCATCCGCGAATAGGGCTAGTTCGGTTATATAAATCTCTCGAGTAACGCAGTAGCAAGTAACGTATCGCGAGTCATCAACGCGATTCTACCGTCGCTACCGCTACCAGGCGGAACGAGCGTGTTTCAGTTCCAAAAAGTCGAAACCAATTCTTTCGTGCGCGGATTACAATaggaaataatgtttataatccgTAGTAATGTCTTATATGTGTTGAATATGTTAGTCTGCCGACTATCGGCAATACTTAGGATtagcacaggggacataacatcttagttcccaaggtaggcgGCACATTAAAAATGTACGTCAGTCGACCTAccttatcttaataaaaaaaagtgtatggTAGAGTATtaccataaaaaaatcttatattatgtttttatgtttatagtagctgtaattatttaatttcttaataataagtttgttaaatgtgtaaaatattagtagtcatttttaaaagtatgtgTATATAACTACTGCTACTggatactactactactactgctGCTGGATACGCGTAACAAGCACGCGTAAGCttcaagataatattttttagcatTAATG from the Nymphalis io chromosome 10, ilAglIoxx1.1, whole genome shotgun sequence genome contains:
- the LOC126771017 gene encoding pyrokinin-1 receptor-like isoform X3, with the protein product MPSMAYVAVVIAFFVCWAPFHAQRLVAIYGTSEDHLAKSPILLSVYYFLTYLSGVFYYISTCINPIFYHIMSNKFRDAFKNTIVRCCCPSKNLPIVQRCSYTTVPLSRHINSMKPTKKENKENISRECIRRENN